The Epinephelus lanceolatus isolate andai-2023 chromosome 11, ASM4190304v1, whole genome shotgun sequence genome window below encodes:
- the alg8 gene encoding dolichyl pyrophosphate Glc1Man9GlcNAc2 alpha-1,3-glucosyltransferase translates to MAAVESWSWFPALALGVSFLKCLFISAYHSTDFEVHRNWLAITHSLPVSRWYHENTSEWTLDYPPLFAWFELGLSHVAQHFDRNMLQVENLNYASPATVLFQRLSVVFTDVVFIYAARECCRCVQEQKSSRDVLNRSSFILAVLLLWNFGLLIVDHIHFQYNGFLFGFLLLSVAKHLQSRHLQGALLFSVLLNLKHIYLYVAPAYGIYLLRSYCFTQDDKDGSVRWRSFSLLRLLALGSIVTSVCALSFGPFIAMGQLPQVLSRLFPFKRGLCHAYWAPNIWALYNMLDKSLAILGVRLKLLEEAELPRASMTGGLVQEFQHSVLPSVTPSVTLVCTLISILPAVASIWWRPRGAWGFLRCLLLCALGSFMFGWHVHEKAILIAILPLSILAVESREDAGIFLVLATTGHYSLFPLIFTPAELPIKVCLMLMFTIYSVTALRKLHSGQGSLLHPLESIYLLGLVAVAVACEVVFPLSPWQQKLPFLPLLATSVYCSVGVCYSFLRLYVSLLRGQKEEKPKQL, encoded by the exons ATGGCGGCGGTGGAGAGTTGGAGCTGGTTTCCAGCGTTAGCACTGGGAGTTTCTTTCCTCAAATGTCTGTTTATCAGTGCATA tcacTCCACAGACTTCGAGGTGCACAGGAACTGGTTGGCGATCACACACAGTCTGCCGGTGTCCAGGTGGTACCATGAG AACACGTCGGAGTGGACTCTGGACTACCCTCCGCTGTTCGCCTGGTTCGAGCTTGGTCTGTCTCACGTTGCTCAGCACTTTGACAGAAACATGCTGCAGGTGGAGAATCTGAACTACGCCAGCCCGGCTACCGTCCTCTTCCAGAGGCTGTCGGTCGTCTTCACTGACGTGGTTTTTATCTACGCTGCCAGAGA GTGCTGCAGGTGTGTTCAGGAGCAGAAAAGTTCTCGGGACGTTTTGAACCGCTCATCCTTCATCCTGGCTGTCCTGCTGCTCTGGAACTTCGGCCTCCTCATCGTCGATC ACATTCACTTCCAGTATAACGGCTTCCTGTTTGGCTTCCTGCTGCTGTCGGTGGCGAAACACCTGCAG TCCCGTCACCTGCAGGGGGCGCTGCTGTTCTCCGTCCTGCTCAACCTGAAGCACATCTACCTGTACGTGGCTCCGGCCTACGGCATCTACCTGCTGAGGAGTTACTGCTTCACCCAGGACGACAAAG ACGGCTCcgtcaggtggaggagtttcaGTCTGCTCCGTCTGCTGGCTCTGGGCAGCATCGTGACCTCCGTCTGCGCTCTGTCCTTCGGCCCCTTCATCGCCATG ggtCAGCTCCCTCAGGTCCTGTCTCGTCTCTTCCCCTTTAAGAGGGGCCTCTGTCATGCCTACTGGGCCCCAAACATCTGGGCCCTCTACAACATGCTGGACAAAAGCCTGGCGATACTCG GAGTTCGTCTGAAGCTGCTGGAGGAGGCGGAGCTCCCTCGAGCCTCCATGACGGGCGGGTTGGTTCAGGAGTTTCAGCACTCGGTCCTCCCCTCCGTCACTCCCTCCGTCACACTCGTCTGCACTCTGATCTCCATCCTG CCGGCGGTGGCGTCCATCTGGTGGCGTCCTCGTGGTGCTTGGGGTTTCCTGCGCTGCCTGCTTCTCTGCGCTCTCGGCTCCTTCATGTTCGGCTGGCATGTCCATGAGAAAGCCATCCTCATCGCCATCCTGCCGCTCAG CATCCTGGCAGTTGAGAGCAGAGAGGATGCTGGGATTTTCCTGGTTCTGGCCACCACAGGTCATTACTCACTGTTTCCGCTGATCTTCACCCCCGCAG AGCTGCCCATCAAAGTGTGTCTGATGCTGATGTTCACCATCTACTCTGTCACCGCTCTGAGGAAACTTCACAG CGGTCAGGGGTCTCTGCTCCATCCTCTGGAGTCCATCTACCTGCTGGGACTGGTCGCCGTGGCGGTCGCCTGCGAGGTCGTCTTCCCtctgtcaccatggcaacagaagCTGCCCTTCCTCCCGCTGCTGGCGACCTCGGTGTACTGCTCCGTGGGCGTCTGTTACTCCTTCCTGCGTCTGTACGTCAGTCTGCTGAGGGGGCAGAAGGAGGAGAAGCCCAAACAGCTGTGA